In one Vicia villosa cultivar HV-30 ecotype Madison, WI unplaced genomic scaffold, Vvil1.0 ctg.000236F_1_1_1, whole genome shotgun sequence genomic region, the following are encoded:
- the LOC131625762 gene encoding uncharacterized protein LOC131625762, whose protein sequence is MVMDTVSKKDGVNGCVKKPLAVAVAVASLEMDRKQDEDRVNGKNDSDSNSLSTLPRKGGMSRKLNKSKTSRRVQWNDMIGNKLVEVLEYEPSDDSDSEDDDSCLCSLM, encoded by the exons ATGGTGATGGATACTGTGTCTAAGAAGGATGGTGTTAATGGGTGTGTCAAGAAGCCTCTGGCTGTGGCTGTGGCTGTGGCTTCTTTGGAAATGGATCGTAAACAGGATGAAGATCGTGTAAATGGAAAAAATGATAGTGATTCGAATTCTTTGTCGACACTCCCCAGAAAAGGAGGAATGTCACGGAAATTGAATAAGAGTAAGACAAGTAGGAGAGTGCAGTGGAATGATATGATTGGAAACAAGCTTGTTGAAGTGTTGGAATATGAACCAAG TGATGATAGTGACTCGGAGGATGACGACTCTTGTCTCTGCTCATTAATGTAG
- the LOC131625761 gene encoding uncharacterized protein LOC131625761 isoform X1 — translation MGCFLQCFGLSTKRKRRKTLYKVLARESQKYGNYEVLAITEKAIIPYSEPRGRDQEKEKSGVKAKKKKKVSFNLNLQIYEANPSSYQVLENEEEENKDIDVKSEGRVLGDGSEAEVIRYPSNHRYYNCGYDQDEEDEMVYEESDIDDEFDEEYDWDDDDDDEGYESCENYGDDEVCDENGMKNQKALASNDAEVKSNSSGRERSMNMNSVLLPVENLTQWKAIKAKVISNKNRRKENAPSEENTSMLPLVSPCILESNDLQSKPLLKEIAVDASLSNWLVSPNYNVSSTIRCQ, via the exons atgGGTTGTTTTCTTCAGTGTTTTGGTTTATCCACTAAAAGAAAACGCAGAAAGACTCTCTACAAAGTCCTAGCTCGAGAAAGCCAA AAATATGGAAACTATGAAGTTCTTGCTATAACAGAAAAAGCGATTATCCCTTATTCTGAACCCAG AGGTAGAGATCAAGAGAAGGAGAAGAGTGGTGTTAaagccaagaagaagaagaaagttagTTTTAACTTGAATTTACAGATATATGAGGCGAACCCTAGTTCTTATCAGGTGTTGGAGAACgaggaagaagaaaataaggacaTTGATGTGAAATCAGAGGGAAGGGTTTTGGGAGATGGATCTGAAGCTGAGGTAATTCGATACCCGTCGAATCATAGATATTATAACTGTGGTTATGATCAGGATGAAGAGGATGAGATGGTATATGAGGAGTCTGATATTGATGATGAGTTTGATGAAGAGTATGAttgggatgatgatgatgatgatgagggcTATGAAAGTTGCGAGAATTATGGTGATGATGAAGTATGTGATGAAAATGGGATGAAGAATCAGAAGGCACTTGCTTCAAACGACGCTGAGGTGAAATCGAATTCGAGTGGACGAGAGAGGAGCATGAACATGAATTCTGTTCTGCTTCCGGTGGAGAATCTAACTCAGTGGAAAGCAATCAAAGCAAAAGTTATATCAAATAAAAACAGGAGAAAGGAAAATGCTCCATCGGAGGAAAATACAAGCATGCTGCCTTTAGTCTCACCTTGTATTTTGGAATCAAATGATCTTCAGTCAAAGCCTTTGTTGAAAGAAATTGCGGTTGATGCTAGTCTTTCAAACTGGCTGGTTTCTCCTAACTATAATGTTTCCAGTACAATTCGTTGTCAATGA
- the LOC131625761 gene encoding uncharacterized protein LOC131625761 isoform X2, with amino-acid sequence MGCFLQCFGLSTKRKRRKTLYKVLARESQKYGNYEVLAITEKAIIPYSEPRDQEKEKSGVKAKKKKKVSFNLNLQIYEANPSSYQVLENEEEENKDIDVKSEGRVLGDGSEAEVIRYPSNHRYYNCGYDQDEEDEMVYEESDIDDEFDEEYDWDDDDDDEGYESCENYGDDEVCDENGMKNQKALASNDAEVKSNSSGRERSMNMNSVLLPVENLTQWKAIKAKVISNKNRRKENAPSEENTSMLPLVSPCILESNDLQSKPLLKEIAVDASLSNWLVSPNYNVSSTIRCQ; translated from the exons atgGGTTGTTTTCTTCAGTGTTTTGGTTTATCCACTAAAAGAAAACGCAGAAAGACTCTCTACAAAGTCCTAGCTCGAGAAAGCCAA AAATATGGAAACTATGAAGTTCTTGCTATAACAGAAAAAGCGATTATCCCTTATTCTGAACCCAG AGATCAAGAGAAGGAGAAGAGTGGTGTTAaagccaagaagaagaagaaagttagTTTTAACTTGAATTTACAGATATATGAGGCGAACCCTAGTTCTTATCAGGTGTTGGAGAACgaggaagaagaaaataaggacaTTGATGTGAAATCAGAGGGAAGGGTTTTGGGAGATGGATCTGAAGCTGAGGTAATTCGATACCCGTCGAATCATAGATATTATAACTGTGGTTATGATCAGGATGAAGAGGATGAGATGGTATATGAGGAGTCTGATATTGATGATGAGTTTGATGAAGAGTATGAttgggatgatgatgatgatgatgagggcTATGAAAGTTGCGAGAATTATGGTGATGATGAAGTATGTGATGAAAATGGGATGAAGAATCAGAAGGCACTTGCTTCAAACGACGCTGAGGTGAAATCGAATTCGAGTGGACGAGAGAGGAGCATGAACATGAATTCTGTTCTGCTTCCGGTGGAGAATCTAACTCAGTGGAAAGCAATCAAAGCAAAAGTTATATCAAATAAAAACAGGAGAAAGGAAAATGCTCCATCGGAGGAAAATACAAGCATGCTGCCTTTAGTCTCACCTTGTATTTTGGAATCAAATGATCTTCAGTCAAAGCCTTTGTTGAAAGAAATTGCGGTTGATGCTAGTCTTTCAAACTGGCTGGTTTCTCCTAACTATAATGTTTCCAGTACAATTCGTTGTCAATGA